One Methylosarcina fibrata AML-C10 DNA segment encodes these proteins:
- a CDS encoding endo-1,4-beta-xylanase, producing MTKSIQQIFVLLFVISAVLLVMTTQAATYEGREPDAEWRKQANQKIEANRKADVTVIVLNKDGNAVEGAQVRVEMTRHAFPFGAAVGATRLMSKGDDSDRYRELISKRYNKVVLENDLKWDQWDQSKINPAGSKYYYPETMAALKWLRQKNIQVRGHYIGWGPVERLETYKKYKNDSDAFRNALFNHIKEKIPRVGDLVSEWDAVNHPIGWSEQLITLGSMYGQGIYVDIFKLAGELNPHARLYVNEGSLLPTAKYNQTMRDNYAKLIRFLLDSGAPLGGIGFMGHFDHDKLTPPSKLIQIFDSFAAFGLPLQVTEFDVRFGKKGEPYDFSDDELQLQADYTRDFMTAVFSHPAVEGIVMWGFWEGAHYNPSAALYRKDWSIKPNGKVWEDLVFKQWWTDVHGKTDADGTFKTRGFLGEYEITVEHQGKTLTQSVRLQKGGSKITVTLE from the coding sequence TTGACCAAAAGTATCCAGCAAATTTTCGTGCTATTGTTCGTTATTTCAGCCGTTCTATTGGTAATGACCACTCAGGCCGCCACCTATGAAGGCCGCGAACCCGATGCGGAATGGCGGAAACAAGCCAACCAGAAGATAGAGGCTAATCGAAAAGCTGATGTCACCGTCATTGTCTTGAACAAAGACGGCAATGCAGTTGAAGGTGCCCAGGTTCGAGTCGAAATGACCCGCCACGCCTTTCCTTTCGGTGCGGCAGTAGGCGCCACACGGTTAATGTCCAAAGGAGACGATTCCGACCGCTATAGAGAACTTATTTCCAAGCGATATAACAAAGTCGTTTTGGAGAATGACTTGAAATGGGATCAATGGGATCAAAGCAAGATTAATCCAGCCGGCAGTAAATATTATTATCCGGAGACAATGGCCGCCCTCAAATGGCTCAGGCAAAAGAATATCCAAGTTCGCGGACATTATATAGGTTGGGGACCGGTGGAGCGACTGGAGACCTACAAGAAATATAAAAACGATTCAGATGCGTTTCGCAATGCGCTCTTCAATCACATAAAGGAAAAAATTCCCCGAGTGGGTGATCTGGTGAGCGAGTGGGATGCTGTCAATCATCCCATTGGCTGGAGTGAACAGCTTATTACGTTAGGGAGTATGTATGGTCAAGGCATCTATGTCGATATTTTCAAACTGGCTGGAGAACTCAATCCTCACGCTCGACTTTATGTCAATGAAGGCAGTCTTCTGCCGACTGCGAAGTACAATCAGACCATGCGTGATAACTATGCCAAGCTCATCCGTTTTCTTCTCGACAGCGGAGCGCCTTTGGGCGGAATAGGCTTCATGGGGCATTTCGATCACGATAAGTTGACTCCGCCCTCGAAACTTATACAAATCTTCGATAGCTTCGCTGCATTCGGACTGCCTCTGCAGGTGACCGAGTTCGATGTGCGGTTCGGCAAGAAGGGTGAGCCCTACGATTTTTCCGATGATGAGCTTCAATTGCAAGCCGACTACACCCGCGACTTTATGACGGCGGTGTTCAGCCATCCGGCGGTAGAAGGCATCGTCATGTGGGGATTTTGGGAAGGTGCCCATTACAATCCGAGCGCCGCTTTATATCGCAAAGACTGGTCGATCAAACCCAATGGCAAAGTCTGGGAGGATCTGGTTTTTAAGCAGTGGTGGACGGATGTGCATGGCAAAACCGATGCAGACGGCACTTTTAAAACCCGCGGTTTCTTGGGAGAGTATGAAATTACCGTCGAACATCAAGGCAAAACGCTTACTCAATCAGTCCGGCTGCAGAAAGGCGGCAGCAAAATTACCGTTACTCTTGAATAA
- a CDS encoding UDP-glucose dehydrogenase family protein: MKITVFGSGYVGLVTGACLADVGNQVMCMDVDQTKIDRLKKGIIPIYEPGLDEMVKNNMEAGRLHFTTDPKEAVNFGLFQFIAVGTPPDEDGSADLRYVLAVAKSVAEHMNDYKIIVDKSTVPVGTADKVRQTVAEVLAQRTDSLEFDVVSNPEFLKEGSALDDFMKPDRIIIGTDNPRTTELLKALYAPFNRNRERVIAMDIRSAELTKYAANAMLATKISFMNELANLAERLGADIENVRHGIGSDSRIGYSFIYPGCGYGGSCFPKDVKALERTAREMGYHAELLSAVENVNDRQKQRLFEKVSSHYPGGINKKIFALWGLAFKPNTDDMREAPSRVLLEALIDAGATVQAYDPEALQEAQRIYGNKAGLKYCSKQDDTLKNADALIICTEWKQFRSPDFDKLRDVLKDKVIFDGRNMYPPKLVKQSGLQYYAIGR, translated from the coding sequence ATGAAAATTACAGTATTTGGCAGCGGTTACGTAGGTCTTGTCACGGGAGCCTGTCTGGCTGACGTGGGCAATCAGGTGATGTGTATGGATGTCGATCAAACCAAAATTGATCGTCTGAAAAAAGGGATTATCCCGATTTACGAACCGGGCCTGGATGAAATGGTCAAGAACAACATGGAAGCCGGCCGCCTCCATTTCACCACCGATCCTAAGGAGGCGGTGAATTTCGGCCTGTTCCAGTTCATTGCGGTGGGAACGCCTCCGGATGAGGACGGTTCCGCCGATTTGCGCTATGTGCTGGCGGTAGCAAAAAGTGTCGCCGAACATATGAATGATTACAAAATCATCGTCGACAAATCCACCGTTCCAGTGGGGACTGCCGACAAGGTTAGACAGACAGTCGCTGAGGTATTGGCGCAGCGCACCGATTCATTGGAATTCGATGTCGTATCCAACCCTGAGTTTTTGAAAGAAGGGTCGGCACTGGACGATTTTATGAAGCCTGACCGTATCATCATCGGCACTGACAATCCGCGCACAACCGAATTATTGAAAGCGCTGTATGCGCCCTTCAATCGCAACCGGGAACGGGTCATTGCAATGGATATCCGCTCGGCCGAACTGACCAAATACGCCGCCAATGCGATGCTGGCTACCAAGATCAGCTTCATGAACGAATTAGCCAACCTTGCCGAACGGCTCGGTGCTGATATCGAAAATGTTCGCCACGGCATCGGGTCCGACAGCCGGATTGGTTATAGCTTTATTTATCCCGGTTGCGGCTACGGAGGTTCCTGTTTCCCAAAAGATGTCAAAGCATTGGAGCGTACGGCCAGGGAAATGGGTTATCACGCCGAATTGCTCTCCGCGGTGGAAAATGTCAATGACCGGCAAAAACAAAGACTGTTCGAAAAAGTCTCCTCGCACTATCCTGGCGGGATCAATAAGAAAATATTCGCGTTGTGGGGTTTGGCCTTCAAACCCAATACCGACGACATGCGCGAAGCACCCAGTCGCGTATTGCTGGAAGCATTGATCGACGCCGGCGCCACCGTGCAGGCCTACGATCCGGAGGCACTGCAAGAAGCCCAACGCATTTACGGCAACAAGGCCGGCCTGAAATATTGCTCCAAACAGGACGATACCTTGAAAAACGCCGACGCGTTGATCATCTGTACCGAATGGAAGCAATTTCGCAGCCCGGATTTCGACAAATTGAGAGACGTGTTAAAAGACAAGGTCATTTTCGACGGCCGCAACATGTACCCGCCGAAGCTGGTGAAACAAAGTGGGTTGCAATATTACGCCATTGGACGGTGA
- a CDS encoding acyltransferase family protein — MSNRSLWVDYAKGIGIILVVYGHVARGIFKAGIQFDPSTYNLVDSIIYTFHMPLFFFLAGLFFLQSNQKTKSINLIRIKAETILYPYVLWSLIQGGIEIILSKYTNGHIEINEVLALLWKPRAQFWFLYVLFFMFVLSTLLYRRSNLFWIRSVFVFSLLMYFVGTNIHLAYLPNKLSQYFVFFTLGVLAASTMLKNNNSLTGWLTFLYVLFVIGQWVFHWVLKLRFDSNAPTETLLIGIISVSFVVVASQKLCQLNLQWIAYLGRNSMIIYLMHILASSGCRVVLQKILGVSDTAIHLSAGTVAGLIIPLLVFWLFNRIGFVALLKPPKLLRFSRAGAHS, encoded by the coding sequence ATGAGTAACAGATCTCTTTGGGTTGATTATGCTAAAGGCATAGGAATTATTTTGGTTGTATATGGACATGTTGCGCGCGGTATATTCAAAGCGGGTATACAATTTGATCCTTCTACCTACAATTTAGTAGATAGTATTATTTATACTTTTCACATGCCCTTGTTCTTTTTTTTAGCCGGTCTGTTTTTTCTTCAATCAAATCAAAAGACCAAGTCCATCAATCTGATACGCATTAAGGCCGAGACAATTCTATACCCATACGTATTGTGGTCACTCATTCAGGGCGGAATCGAAATTATACTTTCAAAATATACCAATGGACATATAGAAATAAATGAAGTACTCGCGTTATTGTGGAAGCCCCGTGCGCAATTCTGGTTTTTGTATGTTCTATTTTTTATGTTTGTGCTCTCAACTCTTCTTTATCGAAGATCTAATCTATTTTGGATAAGAAGTGTTTTTGTTTTTAGTTTATTAATGTACTTTGTGGGTACAAACATTCATTTAGCTTACCTTCCAAATAAATTGAGCCAATATTTTGTGTTTTTCACTCTTGGTGTTTTAGCCGCGTCAACAATGTTGAAAAACAATAACTCCTTAACCGGTTGGCTGACTTTTTTGTATGTATTGTTCGTTATAGGGCAATGGGTATTTCATTGGGTACTTAAATTACGATTCGACAGTAATGCGCCTACTGAAACTTTACTGATTGGAATAATTAGTGTTTCATTTGTCGTAGTGGCTTCGCAAAAATTGTGCCAATTGAATTTACAATGGATCGCCTATTTGGGCCGGAATTCGATGATTATTTATCTCATGCACATTCTTGCAAGCAGTGGATGCCGGGTTGTTCTGCAAAAAATATTAGGCGTGTCCGATACTGCTATTCATTTGTCAGCAGGCACTGTGGCCGGCCTTATTATTCCTTTACTTGTATTTTGGTTATTCAATCGCATTGGCTTCGTGGCTTTGCTCAAACCGCCAAAATTGCTCAGGTTTAGTAGAGCTGGAGCCCATTCATAA
- the gmd gene encoding GDP-mannose 4,6-dehydratase translates to MAKKTALITGITGQDGSYLAEFLLKKGYEVHGIKRRSSLFNTERVDHLYQDPHVSGRNFILHYGDLTDSSNLTRIIQQTQPDEVYNLGAQSHVAVSFESPEYTADVDAMGTLRLLESIRLLGLEKKTRFYQASTSELYGLVQEIPQKETTPFYPRSPYAVAKLYAYWIVVNYREAYGMYACNGILFNHESPRRGETFVTRKITRALANIGQGLEDCLYLGNMDALRDWGHARDYVEMQWLMLQQEQPDDFVIATGVQYSVRQFVEYAAAEIGVTLRWEGKGVDEYGVVASVTGGKAPKIAVGDKIVAVDPRYFRPAEVETLLGDPTKAKEKLGWRPTTSLEEMVREMMVYDLEQARRHALLIGHGYNVTVSKE, encoded by the coding sequence ATGGCTAAAAAAACAGCATTAATTACCGGCATTACAGGACAAGACGGCTCCTATTTAGCCGAATTTCTGCTGAAAAAAGGGTATGAGGTTCACGGCATCAAGCGCCGATCCTCTTTATTCAACACCGAGCGTGTGGACCATCTCTATCAGGATCCTCACGTCTCCGGCCGCAATTTTATTTTGCATTACGGCGATCTGACCGACTCGTCCAATCTGACTCGCATCATTCAACAGACACAGCCCGATGAAGTTTACAATCTGGGCGCGCAATCGCATGTGGCGGTCAGTTTCGAATCGCCGGAATATACTGCCGATGTTGACGCCATGGGAACTCTACGCCTGCTGGAATCGATTCGCCTTTTGGGCTTGGAAAAGAAAACCCGATTTTACCAGGCTTCGACCTCCGAACTGTATGGCCTGGTGCAGGAAATCCCCCAGAAGGAAACCACGCCGTTTTACCCCCGCTCCCCGTATGCGGTGGCTAAGCTGTACGCTTACTGGATTGTGGTCAATTACCGCGAGGCTTACGGCATGTACGCCTGCAACGGCATTCTGTTCAACCACGAGTCGCCGCGCCGTGGCGAAACTTTCGTTACCCGCAAGATTACCCGCGCTCTGGCCAATATCGGCCAGGGTCTGGAAGACTGCCTGTATCTCGGCAACATGGACGCACTGCGCGACTGGGGTCATGCCCGCGATTACGTGGAAATGCAGTGGCTGATGTTGCAACAGGAGCAGCCCGACGATTTTGTCATCGCGACCGGCGTGCAATATTCGGTTCGTCAGTTTGTCGAATACGCCGCGGCGGAAATCGGTGTGACCTTACGCTGGGAAGGAAAAGGCGTCGACGAGTACGGCGTTGTGGCGAGCGTGACCGGCGGTAAGGCGCCGAAAATTGCCGTCGGCGACAAGATTGTGGCGGTAGATCCACGTTATTTCCGACCTGCCGAAGTGGAAACCTTGCTGGGCGATCCGACCAAGGCGAAGGAAAAGCTGGGCTGGCGGCCTACAACTTCGCTGGAGGAAATGGTCCGGGAAATGATGGTCTACGATCTGGAGCAGGCACGGCGCCATGCTTTGTTGATCGGCCACGGCTACAATGTGACGGTTTCCAAGGAGTAG
- the fcl gene encoding GDP-L-fucose synthase — MNQDTRFFVAGHQGMVGSAICRQLQAQGYHNLITRTRGELDLLDQQAVRDFMQQEKPEYVILAAAKVGGIYANNEYPADFIYENLMIEANVIHQAYLAGCKRLLFLGSSCIYPRLADQPMTESSLLTGTLESTNEPYAVAKIAGIKLCESYNRQYGIDYRSVMPTNLYGPHDNFHAKNSHVIPALLRRFHEAKLANLAEVEVWGTGQAKREFLYVEDMAAASLHVMRLNSVTLAKHTHPMLSHINIGTGKDITIRSLVDEVVRVTGYQGRVIWNTQMPDGTPRKLMDVSRLESLGWKYRTELPEGLQLTYQWFLENQDRFRDS, encoded by the coding sequence ATGAACCAGGACACCCGTTTTTTTGTCGCCGGCCATCAGGGCATGGTGGGTTCGGCCATTTGCCGGCAATTGCAGGCGCAGGGTTATCATAACCTCATTACCCGCACCCGCGGCGAACTCGATCTGCTCGATCAGCAGGCGGTCCGCGATTTCATGCAGCAAGAAAAGCCGGAGTACGTGATCCTGGCGGCGGCAAAAGTCGGCGGCATTTACGCCAATAACGAGTATCCGGCCGACTTCATTTATGAAAATTTGATGATCGAGGCCAACGTCATCCATCAGGCTTACCTGGCCGGCTGCAAGCGCCTGTTGTTTCTGGGCAGTTCGTGCATTTATCCGAGACTGGCCGACCAGCCGATGACCGAATCGTCGCTGTTGACCGGCACGCTGGAGTCGACCAACGAGCCGTATGCGGTAGCCAAGATTGCCGGCATCAAGCTGTGCGAATCCTACAACCGACAATACGGCATCGATTACCGTTCAGTGATGCCGACCAATCTGTACGGACCTCACGATAATTTTCATGCCAAAAACAGTCACGTGATCCCTGCCCTTTTGCGCCGCTTCCACGAAGCCAAACTGGCGAATCTCGCCGAAGTGGAAGTCTGGGGCACGGGCCAGGCCAAACGGGAATTTTTGTACGTCGAAGACATGGCGGCCGCCAGCCTGCACGTGATGCGGCTGAACTCGGTCACCCTCGCGAAACATACCCATCCGATGCTGTCCCATATCAACATCGGCACCGGCAAGGACATTACGATCCGGTCGCTGGTTGATGAAGTGGTGCGGGTGACCGGTTATCAGGGCCGGGTCATCTGGAATACCCAAATGCCCGACGGCACGCCCAGAAAATTGATGGACGTTTCTCGCCTTGAATCCCTGGGCTGGAAATACCGTACCGAACTGCCGGAAGGTTTGCAATTGACTTACCAATGGTTTTTGGAAAATCAGGATCGGTTTCGGGATTCCTAA
- a CDS encoding DUF2442 domain-containing protein has product MTPDIIAVKDLANYELLVTFAGGEKRRFSMRPYLNYPGYQLLRQPGKFQLAHVSNGTVAWSEDVDISPDTLYIKGEPVL; this is encoded by the coding sequence ATGACACCCGATATCATTGCCGTTAAAGATTTGGCTAATTATGAATTGCTTGTCACTTTTGCCGGCGGAGAAAAGCGTCGTTTTTCCATGCGCCCATATCTTAACTACCCCGGTTATCAACTATTAAGGCAACCCGGAAAATTCCAGTTAGCGCACGTGTCGAATGGCACGGTGGCTTGGTCCGAGGATGTCGATATATCGCCTGATACGTTGTATATCAAAGGAGAGCCTGTTCTGTGA
- a CDS encoding type II toxin-antitoxin system Phd/YefM family antitoxin: MTIETTYSQAREQLKTLMDRAVDDHEVIVVRRRSGGAVAMIAADELESLLETAHLLRSPKNAERLLTALARARSENVAPISLADLEQKLGIDE; this comes from the coding sequence ATGACAATTGAAACCACTTATAGCCAAGCGCGCGAGCAATTGAAAACGTTGATGGATCGCGCTGTGGATGATCATGAGGTGATTGTTGTGCGGCGCAGGAGCGGAGGGGCAGTCGCCATGATTGCGGCGGACGAACTTGAAAGCTTGCTGGAAACCGCACATTTACTGCGTTCACCCAAGAATGCGGAACGCTTGCTGACGGCATTGGCGCGGGCACGGTCGGAAAACGTGGCGCCGATATCGCTTGCAGACCTTGAGCAAAAGCTGGGGATCGATGAGTAA
- a CDS encoding Txe/YoeB family addiction module toxin produces the protein MSNSDRVAVFHPEFLEDLQYWVETDRRVAKRLLELVKAALRAPFDGIGKPEPLKYLGPEVWSRRITQEHRCVYLVKQDRIEFLQGRYHY, from the coding sequence ATGAGTAACAGCGACCGCGTCGCTGTTTTTCATCCGGAATTTCTGGAAGACTTGCAATATTGGGTTGAAACTGACCGGCGCGTCGCCAAGCGCTTATTGGAACTTGTGAAAGCTGCGTTGCGCGCTCCCTTCGACGGCATTGGCAAACCCGAACCGTTAAAATATTTGGGACCGGAGGTGTGGTCCCGGCGTATCACGCAAGAACACCGCTGCGTTTATTTGGTCAAGCAAGACCGCATTGAATTCTTGCAGGGGCGTTATCACTATTAA
- a CDS encoding undecaprenyl-phosphate glucose phosphotransferase — MGLRGLAKEYAFYLNLIARVIDATLVFVAGYLAYYLKFGLSLLLNSDYSSAVMVQILLTSTLFPFFGVYQSWRGKNLTEQLFTVIKAWGLSFLILIAIGALFKNSEAYSREWLIYWGTYCLVLLLGSKLFIYKVMQSIRKNGSNERRVVYIGSVESIKKMHQRIEHSTWTGFKSVAGVSLYEADRDKKLPIRHVHGLNNLKQAINDCRPDEVWVVTHITDLEIVGKVNSLLHNCTANIRYIPDLSDTKLFNYPSTQFLGMLSWEVSVTPHTESRYLIKWLEDILLGTCIFILLTPLMLLIALGIKITSPGPVLFKQKRHGWNGKIINVYKFRSMHVHQEAEGTVTQATKNDPRVTKFGAFLRRTNLDELPQFFNVLQGRLSIVGPRPHALVHNMEYSEKITEYMRRHKVKPGITGWAQVNGWRGETDTLEKMKNRVECDFYYIHNWSIWLDFKIVLLTVLRSFVDKNAY; from the coding sequence ATGGGACTCAGAGGATTAGCCAAAGAATACGCATTTTATTTAAACTTGATCGCCCGCGTCATAGATGCAACATTGGTCTTTGTTGCAGGCTATCTGGCCTACTATCTGAAGTTTGGACTATCCTTGCTTTTGAATAGCGATTACAGCTCCGCAGTGATGGTGCAAATTTTGTTAACGTCCACCCTCTTTCCGTTTTTCGGCGTCTATCAATCCTGGCGGGGTAAAAATCTGACGGAACAGCTGTTTACAGTGATCAAAGCGTGGGGATTATCCTTTTTAATTTTAATCGCAATCGGAGCCTTATTTAAAAATAGCGAGGCCTATTCCAGAGAATGGCTGATTTACTGGGGCACTTATTGCTTAGTCCTGTTGCTGGGTTCCAAGCTGTTCATCTATAAAGTGATGCAGTCGATCAGAAAAAACGGAAGCAATGAACGGCGCGTGGTGTATATAGGTTCCGTAGAATCGATAAAAAAAATGCATCAGCGTATCGAGCACTCGACCTGGACCGGTTTTAAAAGCGTGGCCGGCGTCTCGCTCTATGAAGCGGATCGGGATAAGAAATTGCCCATCCGGCATGTGCACGGCTTGAACAACCTGAAACAGGCCATCAACGATTGCCGGCCGGATGAAGTGTGGGTTGTCACCCATATTACGGATCTGGAAATCGTCGGAAAGGTCAACAGCCTGCTGCATAATTGCACGGCCAATATCCGGTACATCCCCGACTTAAGCGATACCAAACTGTTTAATTATCCTTCCACTCAATTTCTCGGCATGTTGTCGTGGGAAGTCAGCGTCACGCCTCATACCGAAAGCCGCTACTTGATTAAATGGCTTGAAGATATCTTGCTGGGCACCTGCATTTTTATTCTGCTGACGCCTTTAATGCTGTTGATTGCTCTCGGCATAAAAATCACTTCGCCCGGTCCGGTCTTGTTTAAACAAAAACGGCACGGCTGGAACGGCAAGATCATCAATGTCTATAAATTCCGCTCCATGCACGTTCATCAGGAAGCGGAAGGGACGGTTACCCAGGCGACCAAAAACGATCCGAGAGTCACCAAATTCGGCGCCTTTCTAAGACGAACCAACCTGGACGAACTGCCGCAGTTCTTTAATGTGTTGCAAGGACGATTGTCGATTGTCGGCCCAAGGCCTCACGCCTTGGTGCACAATATGGAATACAGTGAAAAAATCACCGAATACATGCGCCGGCATAAAGTCAAACCGGGAATCACCGGTTGGGCTCAGGTGAACGGCTGGCGCGGCGAAACGGACACACTGGAAAAAATGAAAAATCGCGTCGAATGCGACTTCTATTACATTCACAACTGGTCGATCTGGCTGGACTTTAAAATCGTGCTGCTCACTGTGTTGCGTTCCTTTGTCGATAAAAACGCGTATTGA
- a CDS encoding cation-translocating P-type ATPase, with amino-acid sequence MKIHQISVEEALESLNSGFDGLSPHEAVRRLDEYGPNRLEEARGQPLWLEFIKEFTHFFALILWLAAALAFFAESQQPGGNMSTLGYAILGVIVVNGLFSFWQQYRAERAIAALQKLLPHYVKAVRNGSIGLITAADLAPGDVICLQEGDNVPADCRLLDAFSLRVNNATVTGESLPQARDASPSAEEDLIHSRNILLAGTTVVAGEGRAVVFATGLHTEFGKIAHLTQTAGDTTFPLQKEITRLSRFVALLAVFLGAVFFFIGQGMGLAFWDSFIFAIGIIVANVPEGLLPTVTLSLAMATQRMAHRNALIRHLASVEALGSATVICTDKTGTLTENRMEAKSLYFNRSFLTPAEARSRRPIAKEYRRLFENALLCHNLKETMSNGRLQLLGDPMEIALVRMAKTCLGETVSYPKINEVPFDTDRKRLSTIHQTPAGQVLYCKGALEVLLQRCSHCQLDGDVRAISDEIKKDFIQAQETMAGQGLRVLAFAWRDLENIHGGEAMERDMILGGLVGLEDPPRPEVPEAIRKCRQAGIKVIMVTGDHPHTALAIGRQIGLIEAEHPVIITGERLRKLSETQLRLALDASDVIFARVGADQKMRIVSALKKKKEIVAVTGDGVNDAPALKMADIGIAMGIAGTDVAKESADMVLLDDNFASIVAAVEEGRAVYDNIRKFLTYILASNIPEIVPYLAFSLVKIPLPLTVIQILAVDLGTDMVPALGLGADKPAAGNMSKPPRPAREKLIDVRLLVRSYLFLGVIEAAAAMSAYFFVLYQGGWQWGESLAKEETLYLQATTACLSAIIVMQIVNVFLCQSPERSVFHRGLFDNKMILWGVVLEIALILMIDYTPWGNLIFGTAPLGLSAWLFMVPFALGLLLLEEGRKWLKFRLVMRQNRKVVRDAYPTK; translated from the coding sequence ATGAAAATCCATCAGATCTCCGTTGAAGAAGCGCTTGAAAGCCTGAACAGCGGCTTTGACGGACTGTCTCCGCATGAGGCGGTGCGGCGCCTGGACGAGTATGGTCCGAACCGGTTGGAAGAAGCGAGAGGACAGCCGTTGTGGCTCGAATTCATCAAGGAGTTTACTCATTTTTTCGCCCTGATTCTATGGCTGGCGGCGGCCCTGGCTTTTTTCGCCGAATCGCAGCAACCCGGAGGCAATATGTCCACGTTGGGTTACGCCATTCTCGGCGTCATCGTCGTTAATGGGCTGTTTTCATTTTGGCAGCAGTACCGGGCCGAACGAGCCATCGCCGCCTTGCAGAAACTGTTGCCTCACTACGTCAAAGCGGTAAGGAACGGATCGATCGGCCTGATTACGGCCGCCGATCTGGCACCGGGAGACGTGATCTGCCTACAGGAAGGCGATAACGTGCCTGCGGATTGCCGTCTGCTGGACGCGTTTTCCCTGCGCGTCAACAATGCGACCGTCACCGGAGAATCGCTGCCCCAGGCGCGCGATGCCAGTCCTTCAGCCGAAGAAGACCTGATCCACAGCCGCAATATCCTGCTGGCGGGGACCACCGTTGTTGCGGGTGAAGGGCGAGCGGTCGTGTTCGCCACCGGCCTTCATACCGAGTTCGGCAAAATCGCGCATCTGACGCAAACCGCAGGCGATACGACTTTTCCGCTGCAGAAGGAAATCACCCGGTTAAGCCGGTTTGTGGCTCTGCTCGCCGTGTTTTTAGGCGCCGTCTTTTTTTTCATAGGGCAGGGGATGGGACTGGCTTTCTGGGACAGCTTCATTTTCGCGATCGGCATCATCGTCGCCAATGTACCCGAAGGGCTGTTACCGACGGTAACTCTATCGCTGGCCATGGCGACTCAGCGCATGGCGCACCGAAACGCCTTGATCCGCCATCTGGCTTCGGTGGAGGCTTTGGGTTCGGCGACCGTGATTTGTACCGACAAGACCGGAACCCTGACCGAGAACCGCATGGAAGCGAAATCGCTTTATTTCAACAGGAGCTTTCTTACGCCGGCGGAAGCGAGGTCCCGGCGCCCTATAGCCAAGGAATACCGGCGCTTGTTCGAAAATGCCCTGCTGTGCCACAACCTGAAGGAAACGATGAGCAACGGCAGGCTTCAACTGCTGGGCGATCCGATGGAAATTGCGCTGGTGCGCATGGCGAAGACGTGCCTCGGCGAAACGGTCAGTTATCCCAAAATCAACGAAGTGCCGTTCGATACCGACCGCAAACGGTTGAGCACCATCCATCAAACGCCGGCCGGGCAGGTTCTTTATTGCAAAGGAGCCTTGGAAGTCCTGTTACAGCGTTGCTCGCATTGCCAACTGGACGGCGACGTCAGGGCGATTTCCGACGAGATCAAAAAAGATTTCATTCAGGCTCAGGAAACGATGGCGGGGCAGGGATTGCGCGTTCTGGCCTTTGCCTGGAGGGATCTGGAAAACATTCACGGCGGCGAAGCAATGGAACGGGATATGATTCTGGGCGGCCTTGTCGGTCTGGAAGATCCGCCCCGTCCGGAAGTGCCTGAAGCCATACGGAAATGCCGTCAGGCGGGCATCAAGGTGATCATGGTCACCGGGGACCATCCTCATACCGCGCTGGCGATCGGGCGTCAGATCGGGCTAATTGAGGCGGAACATCCCGTGATCATCACCGGAGAGCGCCTGCGCAAACTGTCGGAAACACAACTGAGACTGGCGCTGGACGCATCCGACGTTATTTTTGCCCGAGTCGGCGCCGATCAGAAAATGCGCATCGTTAGCGCTTTGAAAAAGAAAAAGGAAATTGTCGCCGTCACCGGCGACGGGGTCAACGACGCGCCGGCCCTGAAAATGGCCGATATCGGCATCGCCATGGGCATCGCCGGAACCGACGTCGCCAAGGAATCCGCCGATATGGTGTTGCTGGACGATAATTTCGCCAGCATTGTCGCAGCCGTTGAGGAAGGGCGCGCCGTTTACGACAATATCCGCAAATTTCTGACGTATATTCTGGCGTCCAACATACCCGAGATCGTGCCGTATCTGGCTTTTTCGCTGGTCAAGATTCCGCTGCCCTTGACCGTCATTCAGATTCTGGCCGTCGATCTCGGGACCGATATGGTGCCCGCGCTTGGTCTCGGTGCCGACAAGCCGGCGGCCGGCAACATGTCGAAGCCGCCGCGTCCGGCCAGGGAAAAACTGATCGATGTCCGCCTTTTGGTGCGCAGTTATTTGTTTCTCGGGGTGATCGAAGCGGCGGCCGCCATGTCGGCGTATTTCTTCGTGCTTTATCAAGGCGGCTGGCAATGGGGCGAAAGTCTTGCCAAAGAAGAAACCCTCTATCTCCAGGCCACCACGGCCTGCCTGAGCGCCATCATCGTGATGCAGATCGTCAATGTGTTTCTGTGCCAGTCGCCGGAACGAAGCGTGTTCCATCGCGGCTTATTCGACAATAAAATGATTTTATGGGGAGTCGTGCTGGAAATCGCATTGATCCTGATGATCGACTATACCCCCTGGGGCAATCTGATTTTCGGCACCGCGCCGCTTGGCCTGAGTGCATGGCTGTTCATGGTGCCGTTTGCGTTGGGGCTGTTATTGTTGGAAGAAGGACGAAAGTGGCTGAAATTCAGGCTTGTCATGCGCCAAAATCGGAAGGTGGTACGCGATGCGTACCCTACAAAATAG